AACTTCGGTTCTCGAAGACGAGGTCTGTTATGATGtgcttcctctctctctctctctctctctcatttctccatgtaaataatttccaATCTAGCACTAACCTGAAGAGTGACAATGAAGAAGGCCGTTGTTTCTCTGACGCCGTCGCACTCGCACACAACGTGCTCTTATTGTGAATTATTTGTTTGGACCAGTTATTTATTGACCATAACTTGCATTTTGTATTGTATGCTTTATTTGAACTGTCCTTTTTTATGAAATCCTATTTGGCGCTGTATGTAGTGTTAAAACTTATTCCGCTTTTGTTCTTGTATCGATAATATAggaatgttttgtttttgttttattgacTGTGACTCGCGTCATGTAATGTCAGCTTCAGTTGGACGAATAGTGTTTGTCGTCGTTTGGCGTTACAGAATAGTTTTAAAACTTTGTCGTTTTTGTTATGCTGATAGAGGTTTATGTTGTTTGTGCTATATTTGTTTTTGATTTGGTATAAATTGGTTTTGATCGGTCTTTGATTTTTGTTCCTTTATTTTCAAATGGAAAGGATGTTTGTGCCCCCAAAGACGAGGTTAAGTTGGAAGAAGAGTTAATTGCTGATGTGAAAGACGATGGCTCGTCTATTGTATCGAAGACTATGGCAGAGGAGGAAGAGAAGTTACTTAAAGCTAGGATTAAGGAAGAGGAGGTGCAGTGTGGGGAGGCACCTGACCTCAGCGACACACAGTTTAACAAATTGGATGAGCTTTTGACTCAGACCAAACTGTACTCTGAGTTTTTGCTGGAGAAAATGGATGACATCGCACTTGTACTATTCCACTCTCTTGTGCTCTTTTTCTGTGACAACTTTTAATGCATGCTGATTTGTTCTTCTTGTTGCATTGCTCTTATTCTTTGAATATTTGTTACTAGACTGTGGATGAACAAGTGAAAGTGGAAGAGCTAGAGAGTAATCCTTCTGCAAAGAGGGGACGTGGATCGAAGAGAAAAGCTGCTTCCCAGTGCAATACTGTCAGTACACTGTGCTCTGGTGCATCTAAATTGTTTTCACGTAAACTGGCATGCCACTGTATATCATTGGTTCTATGCATACAGGAGTTGTAAAATTGACTTTAGTTAGATGTAAAGTTTATCAGATAGTGTTTGGTAATTGGTTTAAAGTCACAAAACACGACCATTTTTCTCCCTTCTTTATAAGCAAAGTTTTATGAGCAGCTTTATTTTATGTTGTTAACATGTTCTATTAATTTCCATTGCTTGCATCCAGTTTGAGCTATTTTGATCATTAGTGTGTTTTCACGTTTGTAATTACTTTAGAGGAGGGCCAAGAGGGCAGTTGCTGCCATGCTAACAAGATCTAAAGAAGGTGAGGGGACTGTAGATATGAAAATGACCGAGGAAGAAAGAGTTGAGAAGGAGCAGAAAGAGCTCATGCCTTTACTGACAGGGGGGAAATTGAAGCCTTATCAACTGAAGGGTGTAAAGTGGTTGATTTCCTTGTGGCAAAATGGATTGAATGGGATTCTTGCGGATCAAATGGGTCTTGGAAAGACAATCCAAACGATTGGATTTCTCTCTCATCTAAAAGCAAAAGGTCTGGATGGGCCATACATGATAATTGCTCCTCTATCAACCCTCTCAAACTGGATGAATGAGATTTCTAGGTGGATAAGAAagttatttattgaaaattttagcTGCATAATTATTGCCATGataacaattattattattattatacatgtttttttttaatcttttgaccaatagttattattttgaataaacGGAATAGGTTTGCACCATCACTTCCTGCCATTGTCTACCATGGTGGCAAGAAGGAGAGAGATGAGATCCGAAGGAAACATATGCCTACTAAAACAATTGGCCCAAAATTTCCCATAGTCATAACTTCTTACGAGGTTGCATTAAATGACGCTAAGAAATATTTCAGGTCATACAATTGGAAATATCTCGTTGTTGATGAGGTAAATAAATTCACTTGAATGTGCAAAATGTTTTGTTTGTCCAATGTATTGAGTGAGCAATATTTTAATTAGAAGTCTGTATGTTTCTGTTGTTCTAACTAGATTTTTGGCCTTTGAAGGGACACAggctcaaaaattcaaaatgcaAATTAGTGAAGGAGTTGAAATACATAAAAGTTGAAAACAAGATTCTTCTAACTGGAACTCCTCTTCAGAATAACCTGGCCGAATTATGGTCTCTATTGAACTTCATTTTGCCTGATATTTTTGCATCCCTTGAAGAATTTGAGTCATGGTTAGTATTGTTTTCTTAATGGTTTGATGATGTGCCACCACTGAATGGAGATAGTTGAAAATCTGATGCCCTATGATTTTTATGTCTTATATTGGGCTAATGAAAGCTTTTATATTCTGACTCGGCATATGGAATGTAAACAATGTGGACCAATTCCTCTATACTTCAATAATTTTTCCTGTTTGATATATTGTCAGGAAAAAGTTCATGAATTTGTTTAAATCATTATTTTGAATGCTTCCTCAACTTTAGTTTCCTTTTCCCCTGAATCTGTTGTGTCCTACCCCTACCCATGTTTCTGCTGGCTTGTACCAAATTTAATTTTGCAGTCTGTTTGTCTTATTTTTTCCAACCAGTTGCTTGTGTGTCTTTGTTATTATGTTGCTCTTTTCTATACGAACAATAGCTTTTATGTCATTTGACAATATTGGTTTTGGTTTGATGCTAATGAAAACACTATTTATgcatttgttttacttttaatataattaaattccTTGTAGGTTTAATCTGTCAGCGAAGGGCAATAATGAAGCAACCAAGGAAGAACTGGAAGAGAAACGGAGATCCCAAGTATGCACTCCAAACTTTCTTTTGTACTACTTGTCCATTCTAATAATATGAACTGTAAGGCTACACGTGACATATTCATCTGCAGGTAGTGGCAAAACTTCATGCTATTCTTCGACCCTTTCTTCTGCGTAGGATGAAGTCTGATGTTGAGATTATGTTGCCAAAGAAAAAAGAGATTATTATCTATGCAAACATGACGGATCATCAGAAGAATTTGCAGGATCATTTAGTTAATAAGACGTTGGGAAACTATTTAGAAGGAAAGATGTCAAGCGGTTAGTTCTGCCTCCAGTTTTTGCTATCATGTTATGAAAACAAGGTTTTCTCTCAACTCCCTCATTATATTAATATAGATCTGTATCACATTACTTTACTGCAGGACGCCCTGTTCCTGGAGGTACGATTCGTAATTTGGTTATTCAGCTTAGGAAAGTGTGTAACCATCCTGATCTTCTAGAATCAGCTTATGATGATACATGTAAGTATCGTGCAATTGAGTGGATTTACTTATTTCAAGATCTATTATTCTTATCCAAGCTATGTTTTTCTGTTTGGACAGCTTGCTATCCTCCTTTAAATGAGATAGTTGAACAGTGTGGAAAATTCCATTTGCTTGATCGATTGGTGGAACGTTTATTTGCAAGGAATCACAAAGTATGCTTCAGAGTGCTGTGTCTACATTTTCCCATTACCTTGTTACTAAGTGTCTACTTACATGCTGCTGCATTTGCTAATTGTTATCAGGTTCTTATCTTCAGTCAATGGACTAAAGTGTTGGATATAATGGattattattttagtgaaaaaggCTTTGAAGTTTGCAGGATTGATGGTTCTGTGAAACTGGATGAGAGGAAACGACAGGTTTGTACCAATGCACGAATAACACAACACAATATAATAATTCAATTCAcgtttctgattttttttttcatttttttcttgtattttattttaggttatgaatattttatattgcaTAGTCCTTCAGTTTCTTCAATATATACGTCTGTTCTGTCATTTTACTGAACTGTTTGGTTGTGcttttttaagtgtttttcttaaagaaaatatgtttaaaactctcataaatattttaaaaaaaatgtaatcagAGAAGTATGAGCTTTTCTCGGAAGCTAGAAAGAGTAGCTTCTGAACATAATGTCACTACCACGAAAGCACTGTTTCAAATATTACTTATATCCTAGATAACAAGGAGATTAAAGGTTTTTACATTTGTCTGGCGATCATGGTATATTAAATTTGTAATGACAGCCTTCTGCTCTCTGTCTTcttatctttgttttttttgAGCATCAATTATTCCAGTAAAAGTGAAGCATTATTGGTAATTTCTATTTTAGTTAACATAGTATTTGTAGATAAGCTTTTGATCAAGAAGCTTTAAGCCTGTTATCATTTGCAAATACTGTTCTTAGTCTCCAATCGTTGTTAACTCGTCTGCCCATGAACAGATCGAGGACTTCAACGATGCAAATAGCAATTGCAgagtttttcttctttctacTAGGGCTGGTGGATTGGGAATCAACCTCACTGCAGCTGATACTTGCATTCTTTATGACAGTGACTGGGTACTGTTTGACATATCTTTGTTCTGTGTTTTATATATTTGCTTTActgttttatttataatacacATTTTTTTGAGTTTCAGAATCCTCAGATGGATTTACAAGCCATGGATAGGTGTCATAGAATTGGTCAAACAAAGCCTGTTCATGTCTACCGGCTCTCAACTGCTCAATCTATAGAGGTACTTCATTATTGCATCGGGCTCAGTCTTTAGTGTGGCTTGTTATAGGGATGGATATGACAGTCTATTTACAGGATCGCATGTTGAAAAGAGCTTTCAGCAAATTGAAGCTTGAGCATGTAGTGATTGGGAAAGGACAGTTTCATCAAGAACGTACAAAAACTGTCAATAGGGATGACATAGAGGTTTGTATTTTAGCCATTGCTATccaatgatttatttttaatttctccaTTGTTTGTTAGAAGTACAAATGAATTTGCTGTCCACTGCGTGCCTTTGGTGTTTAAAGATTTTTGCAGTCAATATTTCCTTTACATGGCCAAAATTTTGACCGGATGAACATGGGTTAGCTTAATCTAAAATTTAGTGGAAATATATAGTGCAGTTGAAAATTTTGCATTTTATTATTGGATTTATTTGTTGAGACTTTCCTATAGCTTGTCTTAATTTGTTCTTTGTGCATAATCGAACTTTAGGAAGAGGATTTTTTGGCATTGCTTCGTGACGAAGAAACAGCCGAAGATAAAATGATTCGAACAGATATTAGTGATGAAGACCTGGAGAAGGTCTTGGATCGCAGTGATCTTATTATCGTCAACAACTCAGACGATGGTAACTCGAAACCTCCATGCAGTACCATTCCTCTTAAAGGGCCAGGGTGGGAGGTGGTGATTCCAAATGCGGGTGGAGGCATGCTCTCTACTCTCAACAGCTAGTTTGTGGTCACTATTTATTGGCCGCAGagtttttaaaactttctctttTTGGTGAGATGATATGGCATTTTGAGATGGTCTCATGTCACGGTGGTAACGCCCTGGAGGGTATTCATTTTTGTAGATACTTCTAACGGAACTATACGTTTAGAAATTATGCTACTCTTGCCATGTTTTTTGCGAGTTCCAATTGAATACTCAAATTGTTCAGTGGGCCAAAGGTCTTAGCTTGTCTTGGAATATCATTTTAAATGAAACTAGTGAATACAAGAAATGTGCCATATttctattatattaaaatgttataatttttaaaattatcaaagaTGAATAATTTTACAAGGACAAAGTTGGAAATAGTCCAGAAGAATTAGGCAGTTACTTTTACTAAAAGTAAAGTTgttttagttaaataaataataaaattgtataaaCGAGAATGATACTGTGTAGTGATTTTTTTGTTTGGGTTGTGGGCTTATATTTTGGTAAATACGTATTGAATTTTTCGCAAATTCTTCCTCCATCAtgtcaatttttaaaattttcaaaactaccctcctgcatcatatcaattttttaaatttccaaaactacctttattctaaattaaaaaatccaaaataataattataatggaGAAATACATGGAAAAAAATTTCgaacacaaaactaaaaatacattctggataaaaaatttaagaattcaaaaatatgttccgaaaattgaaatttaaaatatttcaaataaaagtttcaaaaataatttttcccatttttgtgtaaagttattttcgtcatttagaaggaatatttttgtcattttctagaGTCGATTGAGTGCATGtcgaaattgatatggtggagaaAGAAATTacctgaatttttttatttatttaagaaaaacgAAGGATTGCATGAAAGAGAAGTAGTAAATTTTTTGCCTTCGTCTTTAATTAGAGGAAAAATATCCTCTATTTATATAACTTTATTGTGACCGAGTATACTATGTGTGTCCAATAGGAAGAGGTGCAGCTGTAAATAGAATCAAGAAAATGACGCATATTCTAGATTTCTTTTATCATCGGTCAGTATTAGCCGTGTTATTATTCTTTGATATACATGTAGGCTGAGATGGCTTTTGCTTCCTGCAACATAACAATTTTGAATTACATTATATCACAATGGTAAAATGAAATAGcctcatttaaattttaaaaaggtGTTAGGGTTGTGTTGTTTCATTTAAAGAAATCCAAATTCAGAAGCTAATATTTATCTATTGGAATGCATTTTCTATAATGTAATTTTTTCCTCTCAGAATGATGTACTTTCCGTAATGCAAATATCTTCTCTTTTGGAATACATTTTCCATAACGCAAATTTTTCCTCTTACGGAATCACTTTCTTTAATACAAATCTCCCCTTTTTCAGAATGCacttttcttaattttccaaATTCGATTTCAAGATACTACTACCTTTGTTATTTTCATCCAAATTTCATATTCAATCACTCATTCTCACATCAATCACATAACCCAACCTTCTAATCACAACCATGATCTCCAATACACATTGTCGTTGCTCAGCCTTGCCTCCACCTTCACTAAAATCAACCACCGCCAAAAACCAAGCTACACACTCTATTCTCTTTCAAATCAGAATTACAAGGTTATTTTGGGCATTTAAACTTCTGTGTGGTGTAGGTACCAAAATATATATTGTAGGAAGTAAAAGTCGACTGAGTGGGAGACATGGTTGGGTGTGAGACCCAAGTTGTGATAAATAGAATGTGAGTGGATTTAGAAGTGAATTGATTGGAACTAATTGAAAGGTTGACTGCAATGTTATGCAAAATCATTATCACAATATAAGAGTTAAATACTCAACATAAACTTTAAAATCTTGCAGAAAAAGTGTAACAATAATCATTGTTCTATATTTGGCTTTAGAGTAACCTTtagatataatatttattgaGATAAATACTAAAGTTTGTCcctaattttgatttaaaaagtTTATCAATCATTAGGAATTAGCATCACATGGAGACTAATTATGACTAGAAGTTGAAGGAGTAAGAGAAATTTAACTTGAAACATTACTCTCTTAACTTGAaggagtaaaaaaaaattaatttgaaacatTATTCTTAACTTGTACACCTGTAGTAAAAGAATTAATAATTTGATAATGTTTCACAGTGAAGCCAAACTCTATCTTAGGTCCTTCAATATTTTTCTAAGATTCAAATCATTGTTGAGGTTTTTGAATAAGTGTGGAAGAAATCCATGCTTTCCATGACATGTGTTAATTGTGTGTCTTGTTTTGGTAGAGTGGATACATATTTTGAGATTATTTTTCTCAACCAAAATTGCTCTTATTTTGATGTTATTAAAAGTTTCTTCTCTCCTGAAAAATCATATTTGAGGAATGAAAGACTATCCATAAGAAGGATTTAAGTCTTCGGAGTAgaatatttgtatttgtattttatgtATCCCTAATGAACTTAATGACTTGATCTTGACATTTGTATTTTATGTTGTTGATTGAAACATACAAAGTACATTTGATGACACAAGTGCATGGTGTGATaaggacaaaaaaaaatcatcctaAAGAATTTTTAACCAAATGAAATAATCTCTTACAACTAGTTTttgtttgaaagaaaaaaacaagtcTTGTAATTTTGCAAACTGAGCACATATCTTTGAGAAAATTCCATATGACAATGATAGTATGAATGTATATGACACTTTGATAGATGGTGGAGATAGAGATTTGTGAGTccagaaaaataatcaaaatattaattttttaggcTAAGAAAAACACCCATGTGTAGCAACTGAAG
The sequence above is a segment of the Phaseolus vulgaris cultivar G19833 chromosome 2, P. vulgaris v2.0, whole genome shotgun sequence genome. Coding sequences within it:
- the LOC137810215 gene encoding ATP-dependent DNA helicase DDM1, whose product is MEMKDKVNNEDLAVESPTSVLEDEDVCAPKDEVKLEEELIADVKDDGSSIVSKTMAEEEEKLLKARIKEEEVQCGEAPDLSDTQFNKLDELLTQTKLYSEFLLEKMDDIALTVDEQVKVEELESNPSAKRGRGSKRKAASQCNTRRAKRAVAAMLTRSKEGEGTVDMKMTEEERVEKEQKELMPLLTGGKLKPYQLKGVKWLISLWQNGLNGILADQMGLGKTIQTIGFLSHLKAKGLDGPYMIIAPLSTLSNWMNEISRFAPSLPAIVYHGGKKERDEIRRKHMPTKTIGPKFPIVITSYEVALNDAKKYFRSYNWKYLVVDEGHRLKNSKCKLVKELKYIKVENKILLTGTPLQNNLAELWSLLNFILPDIFASLEEFESWFNLSAKGNNEATKEELEEKRRSQVVAKLHAILRPFLLRRMKSDVEIMLPKKKEIIIYANMTDHQKNLQDHLVNKTLGNYLEGKMSSGRPVPGGTIRNLVIQLRKVCNHPDLLESAYDDTSCYPPLNEIVEQCGKFHLLDRLVERLFARNHKVLIFSQWTKVLDIMDYYFSEKGFEVCRIDGSVKLDERKRQIEDFNDANSNCRVFLLSTRAGGLGINLTAADTCILYDSDWNPQMDLQAMDRCHRIGQTKPVHVYRLSTAQSIEDRMLKRAFSKLKLEHVVIGKGQFHQERTKTVNRDDIEEEDFLALLRDEETAEDKMIRTDISDEDLEKVLDRSDLIIVNNSDDGNSKPPCSTIPLKGPGWEVVIPNAGGGMLSTLNS